A single Candidatus Acidiferrales bacterium DNA region contains:
- a CDS encoding PIG-L family deacetylase — translation MTRFFSLALVILTVAVLATAQTPEPIEKWTGKTVMFFSPHPDDDALCCGGTLAMLAKQGNRVLLVLYTNGNKGSGDLEMTAGRLAAIRKGEETAAAQTLGIAKENIIWLGYNDGELEYVPPQPLLRQVVHLVRKYRPDVVMAVDPGETYEKWHKTDHRMAGIITLDAIRTAGFHLNFPEHYLYEGLKPYEVPLFLFYYAAKTEENYWVNIDGFMYAKVEALAKHTSQMSSAWKKYRPEWDPAELAKFKNDIRAQAPKREGHYVEGFRRATEFSQQ, via the coding sequence ATGACACGGTTTTTCTCTCTCGCCTTGGTTATCCTCACGGTGGCGGTTTTAGCCACGGCCCAGACACCTGAACCGATCGAGAAGTGGACAGGCAAGACGGTGATGTTTTTTTCACCCCATCCGGACGATGACGCGCTCTGCTGTGGCGGAACCCTGGCGATGCTGGCCAAGCAGGGGAACCGCGTTCTACTTGTTCTCTACACGAACGGCAACAAAGGTTCCGGTGATCTGGAAATGACTGCCGGCCGCCTGGCGGCGATTCGCAAAGGCGAAGAAACGGCGGCTGCTCAAACGCTCGGCATCGCCAAGGAGAACATCATCTGGCTTGGCTACAACGACGGCGAACTGGAGTATGTGCCGCCGCAGCCCTTGTTGCGCCAGGTCGTGCATCTGGTCCGGAAGTATCGCCCCGATGTCGTCATGGCCGTGGATCCCGGCGAGACATACGAAAAGTGGCACAAGACCGACCACCGGATGGCAGGCATCATCACGCTGGACGCGATCCGCACCGCTGGCTTTCACCTGAACTTCCCCGAGCACTACCTCTATGAAGGGCTTAAGCCCTATGAAGTGCCGCTCTTTCTCTTCTACTACGCGGCAAAGACGGAAGAGAACTACTGGGTGAATATCGACGGCTTTATGTACGCCAAGGTGGAAGCTTTGGCAAAGCACACGAGCCAGATGAGTTCCGCCTGGAAGAAGTACCGGCCCGAATGGGACCCGGCGGAACTGGCCAAATTCAAGAACGACATTCGCGCGCAAGCGCCGAAAAGAGAGGGCCATTACGTGGAAGGCTTCCGCCGCGCGACGGAATTTTCGCAGCAGTAG
- a CDS encoding APC family permease: MESEGPKLQRKLTLLNATSINMSNMVGIGPFITFPLIVGAMGGPQAMLGWVVGAVLAIMDGLVLSELGAALPGSGGAYIFLREGYGPARWGRLMSFLFIWQFIWSGPLEIASGNIGFVQYLSFLKKDLTPTEMKFMAAGVGVLAIILLYRKITDIAKLMLALWIGMLVTVGWVIVTGLVKFDATRAFSFPPGAFAADRNFFVGLGAASVYVMYCFLGYNQACSLGDEVLDPPRTIPRAVILSVLGVFAIDLLMNLVLLGVVPYGEVIRSPYPVSEMMARVYGPWAGVLLSLMVLWTAFASIFALLLGYSRIPYAAALDGNFFRPFAKLHSHGFPHISLLVVGGMAVLASFFNLATVINALMAARILIQFVGQIFAVALLRIYRPEVRRPFKMWLYPLPSLVAFAGWIYVFVSTGARYIFYGASVMVTGVIVYLVVAHRRKVWPFPAPAARPGLAAE, from the coding sequence ATGGAATCCGAAGGACCCAAGCTCCAGCGCAAGTTAACGCTTCTGAACGCCACCTCCATCAACATGTCCAACATGGTGGGCATCGGACCCTTCATCACCTTTCCGTTGATCGTCGGTGCGATGGGTGGACCCCAGGCCATGCTGGGGTGGGTGGTCGGCGCCGTGCTCGCCATTATGGATGGCTTGGTGCTCAGCGAGCTGGGCGCGGCGCTGCCGGGCTCCGGCGGCGCTTATATTTTTCTCCGCGAAGGCTACGGGCCGGCACGGTGGGGACGTTTGATGTCGTTCCTTTTTATCTGGCAGTTTATCTGGAGCGGGCCGCTGGAGATTGCGTCCGGAAATATCGGCTTCGTGCAATATCTCAGTTTTCTGAAGAAGGACCTGACGCCGACCGAGATGAAGTTCATGGCGGCCGGGGTGGGAGTGCTGGCGATCATCCTCCTCTATCGCAAAATCACTGACATCGCCAAGCTCATGCTGGCACTGTGGATCGGCATGCTCGTCACCGTGGGCTGGGTGATCGTCACCGGCCTCGTGAAGTTCGATGCCACTCGCGCTTTCTCTTTTCCGCCCGGCGCGTTTGCAGCGGATAGGAACTTCTTTGTGGGTCTGGGAGCGGCCAGTGTTTATGTCATGTACTGTTTCCTGGGTTACAACCAGGCGTGCTCCCTCGGCGACGAAGTGCTGGATCCGCCTCGCACCATCCCGCGGGCCGTCATCCTTTCGGTGCTGGGAGTATTCGCGATTGACTTGCTGATGAACCTGGTGTTGCTGGGGGTCGTGCCGTATGGGGAGGTGATCCGCTCGCCCTATCCCGTCTCGGAGATGATGGCTCGAGTGTATGGTCCCTGGGCCGGCGTGCTTCTCTCGCTGATGGTTCTCTGGACGGCGTTCGCCTCCATCTTTGCGTTGTTGTTGGGCTATTCCCGAATCCCCTATGCTGCCGCGCTGGACGGAAACTTTTTCCGGCCTTTCGCCAAGCTGCACAGCCATGGTTTTCCGCATATTTCTTTGCTGGTTGTCGGCGGGATGGCGGTTCTGGCCAGTTTCTTTAACCTCGCGACGGTGATCAATGCTTTGATGGCCGCCCGCATCCTGATCCAGTTTGTAGGGCAAATCTTCGCCGTGGCCCTCCTCCGGATCTACCGGCCAGAGGTTCGCCGCCCTTTCAAGATGTGGCTTTATCCGCTGCCGAGTTTGGTTGCTTTTGCCGGATGGATCTACGTTTTCGTTTCAACCGGCGCGCGCTACATCTTTTATGGTGCCAGCGTGATGGTGACCGGGGTTATCGTTTATCTTGTCGTGGCGCATCGGCGCAAAGTTTGGCCATTTCCGGCGCCGGCTGCCCGACCCGGGCTGGCAGCAGAGTGA
- a CDS encoding carbohydrate kinase family protein: MGRAWLARALVGLDDHGNWMVKEVGNLTLLASERDRTAGPMKKLDVVVCGEVNAELILWNHPFPELEKEKLAERMLFTFGGSSAIFAYNLAALGAKVGFVTVLGKDALGDYLFKRLREQKIDLRHLRRSRNTPTGITVTMFMPPHKSMVTCTGTIAALRLRDIPFDYLRSARHLHVGCFFLQKNLQAGAATLFRRAKKLGLTTSLDTNWDPSEQWDSGLKAILPHVDIFLPNEDEALRITAERDLHRALDALAKIVPIVVVKRGEKGAVLGAGARVMEAPALPAKFLESTGAGDTFDAGFVFRFVGGAPLEECLRFANACGALAVTGLGGTTAFAARKNVKVFLERELRRHPSATERPREER, from the coding sequence GTGGGCAGGGCTTGGCTCGCCAGGGCGCTTGTGGGCCTGGACGACCACGGCAACTGGATGGTAAAAGAGGTCGGCAATTTGACGCTACTGGCAAGCGAGAGAGATCGAACGGCAGGGCCGATGAAGAAGCTGGACGTTGTGGTCTGCGGCGAAGTGAACGCCGAGTTGATCCTCTGGAACCATCCCTTTCCGGAGCTGGAGAAAGAAAAGTTAGCGGAACGGATGCTTTTCACCTTCGGGGGCTCGTCGGCAATTTTCGCTTACAATCTCGCCGCGTTAGGGGCAAAAGTAGGTTTTGTGACTGTGCTGGGCAAGGATGCTCTTGGCGATTATCTCTTCAAGCGATTGCGCGAGCAAAAAATCGACCTGCGTCACCTGCGACGGAGCCGCAACACCCCGACGGGAATCACGGTGACCATGTTCATGCCTCCGCACAAGTCCATGGTGACCTGCACGGGCACGATTGCGGCGTTGCGACTGCGCGATATTCCTTTTGACTACCTCCGTTCGGCTCGCCACCTCCATGTAGGCTGCTTCTTCTTGCAAAAGAACCTGCAAGCGGGCGCCGCCACCCTGTTTCGCCGCGCGAAGAAACTGGGGCTGACAACCTCGCTCGACACCAATTGGGATCCGAGCGAGCAATGGGACTCGGGTCTCAAAGCTATCCTCCCCCACGTTGACATTTTCCTGCCCAATGAGGACGAGGCGCTGCGGATCACCGCCGAACGTGACCTGCATCGCGCTCTGGATGCACTGGCGAAAATCGTGCCCATTGTCGTCGTGAAGCGCGGGGAGAAAGGCGCTGTGCTCGGAGCCGGTGCCAGGGTCATGGAAGCGCCCGCATTGCCGGCCAAATTTCTCGAGTCAACGGGAGCGGGCGATACCTTTGACGCCGGCTTCGTCTTTCGTTTTGTTGGCGGAGCGCCGCTCGAGGAGTGTCTGCGGTTTGCCAACGCCTGCGGCGCGCTTGCCGTGACAGGGCTGGGCGGAACGACCGCGTTCGCAGCTCGGAAGAATGTGAAGGTGTTCCTCGAGAGAGAATTGCGGCGCCACCCGTCGGCCACGGAGCGGCCCCGGGAGGAGCGGTGA
- a CDS encoding M20/M25/M40 family metallo-hydrolase, with amino-acid sequence MRTSRLLAVLVLAFLAAGLYAQQAQPPQPPEDPTQAMDKKILAEVAERSEHMKSLQHLTDMIGPRLTGTEKLKQANDWTAERFKDYGLANVRLEAWTIPHSWHRGTAAGRILKPATHPLTLASAGWSPNTNGPMRGPVVYVKAEKVEELEPYRGKLRGAIVITTEYKPPAPGIPPAKPERQRPTIVPPERDFQAIQKFRQQMEEFFKVEGVIAVLRNSNKEHGLLDMSASGRDYQIGLLPTAFVTREGYGLIWRLLESKQPMEVEIEIRDNVFSKDPVTVYNTVAEIPGAEKPDEFVLLGAHLDSWDLGTGATDDGTGVAAVLEAARALNALAIHPRRTIRFVLFSGEEQGLHGSKAYVKAHEAELPKISAVVVHDTGTGRVRSLNLQGNYQLREIMDKVVAPLRSIGFEELSLRSVGGSDHTSFNTAGVPGFFCDQDGAEYNKTHHSQSDTFDKVWKDDLMEGAQVLGVVVYNIAQLPELLPRKTPPPEAQPARR; translated from the coding sequence ATGCGAACGAGTCGCCTGCTCGCCGTGCTGGTGCTCGCTTTTTTAGCCGCTGGTCTCTATGCGCAGCAAGCCCAGCCCCCGCAGCCGCCGGAAGACCCGACCCAGGCCATGGACAAAAAAATCCTGGCCGAGGTAGCCGAACGCAGCGAGCACATGAAGAGCTTGCAGCACCTCACCGACATGATTGGCCCGCGGCTTACGGGAACGGAGAAATTGAAACAGGCGAATGACTGGACAGCCGAGCGTTTCAAGGATTACGGCCTCGCCAACGTTCGCCTGGAAGCCTGGACGATTCCTCATTCCTGGCATCGCGGCACGGCTGCGGGCCGAATCCTCAAGCCGGCGACTCACCCGCTCACCCTGGCCTCCGCCGGCTGGTCGCCGAATACTAACGGGCCGATGCGCGGGCCGGTGGTCTATGTCAAGGCAGAGAAGGTGGAGGAATTGGAGCCATACCGGGGAAAACTGCGCGGTGCGATCGTTATCACCACGGAATACAAGCCGCCTGCCCCGGGAATTCCGCCCGCTAAGCCGGAACGCCAGCGGCCGACGATCGTGCCACCCGAGCGCGATTTTCAAGCCATCCAAAAATTTCGCCAGCAGATGGAAGAATTTTTCAAAGTGGAAGGTGTCATCGCCGTGCTCCGAAATTCCAACAAGGAGCACGGGTTGCTCGACATGAGCGCCTCCGGCCGGGACTACCAGATCGGGCTGCTCCCCACCGCCTTTGTCACCCGCGAAGGCTACGGCTTGATCTGGCGGTTGCTGGAAAGCAAGCAGCCGATGGAGGTCGAGATCGAAATCCGGGACAACGTCTTCAGCAAGGATCCGGTGACCGTGTACAACACAGTGGCAGAGATTCCGGGCGCCGAAAAGCCCGACGAATTCGTGCTCCTGGGTGCCCACCTCGATTCCTGGGACCTTGGAACCGGCGCTACCGACGACGGTACCGGCGTGGCGGCCGTGCTCGAAGCGGCCCGGGCGCTCAACGCGCTCGCCATCCACCCCAGGCGGACGATTCGCTTCGTCCTCTTCAGCGGCGAGGAGCAGGGCTTGCATGGCTCCAAAGCCTATGTGAAGGCTCACGAGGCCGAACTGCCGAAGATTTCCGCTGTCGTGGTCCATGATACCGGAACAGGCCGGGTGCGAAGCTTGAACTTGCAGGGTAACTACCAGTTGCGCGAAATCATGGACAAGGTTGTAGCGCCCTTGCGCTCGATTGGTTTTGAGGAGCTGAGCTTGCGCAGCGTGGGCGGTTCCGACCACACTTCGTTCAACACGGCCGGTGTGCCCGGCTTTTTCTGCGACCAGGATGGCGCGGAATATAACAAGACTCACCACTCCCAATCGGATACCTTCGACAAAGTTTGGAAGGATGACCTGATGGAAGGCGCTCAGGTGCTGGGGGTGGTTGTCTACAATATTGCTCAATTGCCGGAATTGTTGCCGCGCAAAACTCCTCCGCCGGAAGCACAACCAGCCCGCCGGTAG